In Rosa rugosa chromosome 4, drRosRugo1.1, whole genome shotgun sequence, the genomic stretch GGTATTAGACCCGTCGACATATGAATATTGATAGTCACAAGAGCTTGAATTACTGGAACAAAAGGAGGCTGGTCTTAGCAAACGACATTCGTTGGACATACACGAAAGAGCTCTGTAAGTTGATGAAGAAGCTGGATCAAAGAGAGGAGGGTTTTGCTTGAAACATTGCCTGCATGGCATGCATTGTGTCCATATAAGATCGCTTCCGGTGTCAACAATTCCAATGAAAGGTCTTGGTGGTGTACCGATTGATATGTTCACCAGGTAATCTCCTTCGCTGTACATTAGATGATCAGGCGATTCATCTTCTGATGAGGTGAAACGGTTGATGCGATCACGTGAACGTCGCAAAGCATTGCTTACTCGTTGCCAATTAGTTAACGACGAATTGTATAAGGGAGAAGATGGTGTGTCACGATGGATCATGTTGACGCTAATAACACCACCATGGTGAGGAACATTATCTTGTGCATTAGAGCGaactaagagaaagagaataaCAATAGAACTTGCAATGGCGGAGAGTGAATGATATGGCGTCGCCATAAGAACTAATGGAGAAGATTATAGGACAGTTATACAGACTGAGAGCGAACGAGGGTGAGGGTGGCCCATTTATAGGAGAAGAAGGCCTGATAATCTTAGGAATCAAGTAATCAACCTTTTCCATTAGTCAAGACATATTCTGAAATCTTTTTGATTTTCCCTGTGGATTTTGAAAGATTTTTCTGAACCTCATTCCTGTTTGTAGTAATTCGGATTTACGTTTCCTTTTTCAAGTCTTGTTTTGGATCTCTGCCCTTTTTTGAGGGAAAGGAGGTCAGATTTTATTGATGAAAGATGTCTAAAAATTACACAACTTCAGCTGCTAATGCAGCTTGTAAAAAAGAaggggaagaaaaataaaaagtctcCACGGGGAGAGTCCTAGTATGAGCAGCCATCAGATGTGCCACCCTAGCTATTTGCACTTCTCTTTGTATGGATCTCTGCCCTTTGAATTTGCTTTCCCGTTTACTGTTTTCCTTAGGCCGATTAGGTGATCAGCTGTATGATGTAACTGTTCAATAAAAAGTTAAAAGTGTTATTTGCTTATTTCCCGTTGCAATGATAGAGGGGGTCTCAATGAGgtctaagatttgtggcctcaaatatgtcatgtaagcaaatacaaattttatttttaattccacataatatatcttgccacatcatactattgcaacaccaactttaccattttaatttccttttagatgttagggggtgaatcaatgacattaatgaatttaattaggtgacgaaaaatAATATGAtgaattatgtattaatttaagggaTATATCTATAgattctttgaccaatatttgtcttcatttaattaaattctttcctataatttttctttccaaatagcattgatttcatccaaaaaaatatatagcattaataattgaatttggaaaatgCTTATGTCCAAATTAAGAGGTAAAACTCAAATCTAACGTTTATtatatataatcatatgaatatgtatttttcatattatattttcaaaatttactgAGTtcaaattcatatacatgtgttatgcaaatctattgatcgaatgtatgtgcaaatctattgactgaacTACATTAAATgttttctattctttttttttttttatcaaatttttttttctattcttgattgaagaaaaattgttgtttaagttgtataatgaaaaaaaaaaaagaatttagaagaaaaccaaaataatttagcGCCATTAGAttttttggaaggataagataATAtctttctcaagaattacatagAATGATATGACAAATAGGTAATGTGTGTAagtgacatgacatgacacctaggattgaggccacaaatttTAGGCCTCATTaatgaggccacaaatcattttacATTTACTCGCGATGGCATGCAGTGCATAGAGTTGGAAAGAATTGTTATCTAACAAGGATAACAAGGCTTCCTTAGCTAATGCGTGTCTGGCACTTCGATCGGAAAGAGCAAGAATTCTTGTATATATCTAACAAGTCGTTTTCACTGGAAACCAGTTGAGATcatcttaaaaataaaaattccacTCGCTCACTAATACAATCTATTCGCTTTCTTCATTAGCAAATTTCATGAATTCCTAGGTGAATACAAGCACAAATTCATAAACATTAATAAAAGCAGTCTGACCTCATTGAGCATAAGCCTAGCTCAAATGACCATGTCACCAATAGTCACTCTTCGTCCACAAGTGTACGTCCAGAGCTTCCATGCTCGCTTTCTCACACCAGAAGGTATCTTATCGTTCTCGACAGCACCGCAGGGTCTACACGGTGTCTTGAAGATTGAACCTTCGAGGCAAAGGCCTGAAAAGGGGTACTGTTGTGGATGCCCCTCGTTTGGGCCCCTGGCTGTCGTAACCAATCTTGCTGTATTCATGAATGTATCTTTGTACGTAGAATCATATGTCTAGCGCCTAAACACTGTTTTAGATCCATCATTTTATCGAACAGATGATGAAGTACGGCCATCCCCATTGTGGAAGCTCCAAATAGAGTTTCATCATGCCGCATGTTTAAAAGCTCCATTTTAACTTGGTTTTGCTGATTGATCATCTCCAAATCCTACACCCCACAAGACATGTTGTTAAAATGATAAATTACAGGATAAAAAATGAGTTTAACCATTTTGTTTACAGCTTCATGTACGTCTCCAGCTTTCAGCCTCTGATGTAGACCCTAACATGCCTTAATTTTTGCAATCAAGTCCTCACAGAAAATCATAATTGAGCACGATAACCGAAAATGTCCACATATTTATCCATCAACCAACCTATTATATGTAGCAAGATCAGGTATAAATCCCCTATCCAGCATCTCATCCACCACCACTTCCACCGATTCTTTTTCCCTTCTCTTGAATACCCAACCACCAAAATGGTATACGCCATGCCGGCTAGCTCCAAGCCTTTACTCAAAGACAACAACCTAAGGTTATCAACTTATTCCTCAGTTCTCCCCAAATTGCAAAGATCTTGAAGGAGGCAATTAAAAGTCACAATATCTGGAACCATACCCTCTTCAAGCATCCTTTCCATCACTTCTAAAGGTTCATCAATCCTCGCAGACCTCCTCAAACCCTCAACCAAAGTGATACAAGCAATCAAGCTCGGAACATTTCTTGTCCTCCACAGCTCATCCGATCCGCCACCTCCAACGCTCTACCCGAAATTCTTTTCCTACAAAGCACTTCAACAAGACCATAATAATCATACAATCTAGGCAACACATTGATTGGTTTCAAAGACCTTGTGTGAGTTGTGTCCCTCCTGGCTTGTTTCGCAAGTCAACACATAGTCCAGTTTGACTCCTGGCTTTAAGTGCTTGCGTGGGAGCgagaaaaaacaaaaggtaAAAACCACTAGCGGTCACTCCAGAGTTGGTAGACTGAAAAAATAGGGTACGTCGTTGGATAATGACGTGCTTCAATGAGGTTGTCAAAAACATTACTAAACCAACACCTCACACTTACGGCCAAAAAAGCTTACATTCTCACGAAATTAAAATTTGTGACACGAAAGTTTGAAGCAACAAAAATGGTTGCAAATCTATTCTCTTTTATCGAACGAGCTTAAAACAACATATCACAGATATTGAGCATAAAGATGCACACATCATCTATTAAATTGTAAGATACTTAACAAGATACAAATAAACTTAACATGATACTAAATTTATTTATGGGTATATTTAGAAACAGAGAAGCTATCCAAAGTGTCTAGCTAGCTAGTTGTACAATCAGTTGGCTGGAAGGAGACAGTCTTGTTATCTAGGTCATATCCTACCAAGTAGTTTATCTGTGCCCAATTCCCATAGATTCCAACACCGCTGCTTGGGGAGAATGCTAAGCAAACAGTCTCATCATCCATCCTAATAAAAGTGTTGGTAGATTTTAGCTTCACATCTGCACCATTAAAATGGAGAATGACATTGGGGCCAGGAAGAATATCATATTTAGTCAAGAAACAAAGTCCAGAACCAGTCGGATCTTGCTTCACCTCCAGAAATCGATCTTTAAGTGCCTCTCTAATTGCTGATTTGAACCTGTCATAAAGCAACTTCGGTAAGTACGTTAAGGTAGTCCCTGAGTCTATGATCATGTTACCCTTAAAGGCCTTGGCATCTGCATCAAGTGTGATATTGTTGGCTCCAACACTAATGCCTTGAAGCTCAAGGTAATAAAAGGTTTGAGTGGCGCTATCACCGTTCGAAAGCAAAGGGGTGGTGACCACTTCAGGACCTGATGAAGTATTAAGTCGACCAAAATACATCTTGCTTGAGGAGATTGGGTTATAGTTATTAGACAGGAAAGACATTGCAGGATTAGGAACCAAGCAATAAGAGAAATATTTCCCGCCAACCAAATAACCCCCTATTTGGGAGATAAACGACACAGCTCCGCGGCCTAGTCCAACAATTCCTGACTCGATCCCACTGAACACTCCTTCATTATGGTGTCCGCAACCAAATATAGTGTTGGGAATGGATGTGGAATCCAAAGTAGCAGTGTCCAGGGATAGATTTCCGGTGGTATGAGACCCGTCACCATATGAATATTGATAGTCACAAGAGCTTGAATTACTGGCACAAGAGGCGGCTCCGCTTAGCAAATTACATTCGTCGGACATACAAGAGAGCTTTCTATAAGTTGATGAAGAAGCTGGATCGAAGAGAGGAGGGTTTTGCTCGAAACATTCCCTGCATGGCATGCATTGTGTCCATATAAGATCGCTTCCGGTGTCAACAATTCCAATGAAAGGTCTTGGTGGTGTACCGATTGATATGTTCACCAGGTACTCTCGTTGGCTATAGATTAGATGATCAGGCGATTCATCTTCTGATGAGATGAAACGGTTGATGCGATCACGTGAACGTCGCAAGGCAATTCTTTCTCGTTGCCATTTAGTTAACGACGAATTGTATAAGGGAGAAGATGGTGTGTCACGATGAATCATGTTGAGGCTAATTACATCGCCATGGTGAGGGACATAATCTTCTGCGTGAGAGATAACTAAGAGAGAGATAATAACAATGGAAGTTGCAATGGTGGAAAGCGAATGATATGGCATCGCCATAATAACTAATGGAGAAGATTATAGGACAGTAATACAGACTGGTAAAGCGATCGAGGAACTCTGGTATAGGACAATGAAAGGATTGTGGCCCATTTATAGGAGAAGGAAGGTCGGATAATCTTGGGAATCAAGAAACCAGCTGAAGCCGTTTTTTGGTCTGAAGTCTGAACCAGCTAAAGCCTTGCCTTTTCCATTAGTCTCAAGTTATATATTGAAATCTTTCAAATCTTCCTATTTTGAAAGATTTTTCTGTACCTTCTTCCTGTTTCTTGATTCGGATTTACGTTTCCTTTTTCAAGTGTTGTTCTGATTTCTGATTTTGCTTTCCCGTTTACTATTGCCTAGGCCGATTAGGTGATCAGCTTCTATATTCAATAAAAAGTCAAATGTTATTTGCTTATCTCCCGTTTATTCACGATGGCATAACATTGACAAGATTGCATCAGCTTATTCAAACTCCCTGGCAAACAATTTTACAAATGCACTATAAACAATACAAGCAGGGATGGAGCTAGCTATGTCAATTAGAGTTATATATAAAAACTCTcacaaagaaaaggaaattataCTATCGATATCGCTATAATATTTGAATTGTGAATACAAATTTTCGCTTTTCTATATATCTTGACCTTCTATGCTAATACAACCACCAAAatacccccaaaaaaaaaaaatagaggttCCTTGGAGCCTTAGGAAATATTTTTGAAAGTAACTATCTCTGATCAGAAGCGAGAGCTTTTTGCAAGTTCTTAGCCTCATTTGAGCATAAAATTAGCTCAAACGGCCATGTCACCAATAGCTCTTCTTCCACAAGTGTCTAGAGCTTCCATTGCTCGCTTTCTCACATCAGAAGGGATCTTATCGTTCTTGACAGCACCACCGGGCCTATAAGTGGGGGTGGTGTCTTGAAGACTTGAACCTTTGAGGCAAAGGCTGGGAAAAGGGATTCGTTTGGACCCCTGGCCATCAAAACCAATCTTGCTGTATTAATGAATGTATCTTATTGTACAATCATATGCCAGCACCTAGACATTTTTTTAGGTCCATCACGTTATTGAATAGATGATGAAGTATTGCCATCCCCATTGTGGAAGCTCCAAATAGACTTTCATCATGCAGCATTCTAAAAGCTCCATTATAAGCAAAGACTGAGCCATGCTCACTTTAACTTGGTTTGGCTGATTGATCGTCTCCAAATCCCACCACACCAGAAGACATGCTGTTAAAATGATAAATTACAATATAAAAAAGGAGTGTAACCATTTTGTTTGCAGTTTCACGTCTCCAGCTTTTAACCTCTGACATAGACCCTAACATGCCTTTCTTGCAATCAAGTCCTCAGAGAAAATCATGATTGAGAAAAATAACTGAAAGTGTCCACATATTCATCCATCAACCAACCTATTATATGTAGCAAGATCAGGTATAAATCCCATATCCAGCATCTCATCCACCACCACTTTCACCTCCTTCTTTTTCCCTTCTCTTGAATACCCAGACACCAAAATGGTATATGCCATGCCGTCTAGCTCCAAGCCTTTACTCGAAGACAACAACCTAAGGTTATCGGCTTCCTCAGTTCTCCCCAAATTGCAAAGATCTTGAAGGAGGCAATTAAAAGTCACAAAATCTGGAACCATACCCTCTTCAAGCACCCTTTCCATCACTTCTAAAGCCTCATCAATCCTCGCCGACCTCCTCAAACCCTCAATCAAAGTGGTACAAGCAATCAAGCTCGGAACATTTCCTGTCCTCCACAGCTCATCCACAACCTCCAACGCTCTCCCCGAATTTCTTTCCCCACAAAGCACTTCAACAAGACCATAATAATCATACAACCTAGGCAACACTCCTTTCCTCGAAAAATCAATCAACAGCTCACACGCCTCCTCAACCCGACCTTCTCTACAAAGTCCATCAACCAAAATCTCACAAGTCACACTCGAAAACTTGCACCCAAACTCAATCATCTCATAAGCCATCTCAATCCCATCCTCAACCTTCCTCTCCCTAAAGAACCCCTTAATCAAAGTATTGAAACTAACCACATTGGGACTACACCCCTTCTCCCTCATCTCCTTAAACAACTCCAAAGCCAACCCAAATTGCGAATTTCGACAATAACCACTAATCAAAATATTAAATGTAAACACATCAGCCTTAACTCTATCCCTAACCATCTTCTCATAAAACCCCAAAGCCTTATCATGTGCCCCACATTTCACAAACCCATTAATCACAATGTTATAAACCACAACACTAGGCTTCCCATCAATCAATTTCCTCATGGAATCAAAAGCACCAACAGCATCACCCAACCTCCCTACTCTACAATAAGCACTAATCGCAAATTTGAAAATGGGTTCTGTTCTGGGGCAAGAGAAAATACCATCGGAACAAGGGCATGGGTTCGAAACCATGAAACCGATGAGATGGCCCAGCTCGGCGAAGCGGTCGGTGGTTGCGAGAGTGCAGACCATCCATTCGAAAGTGGAGTGGTCGTGGCGGAAGGAGTCGACGGAGGAGGCCCAGTTGAAGACGTGGAAGTCGAAATGGGTGAAGGTGGGGTGGTGGTGGAGCTTGGACTTGAGGAAATGGAGGAGGGTTTTGGGGGAGAGAGGTGGGTTTTTGATGTGGGTTTTGATGAAGGTGAGGAGGTGGGTGTGGTTGTGGTTTGAGGTGTGGGAGAGAGTGAGGATTGGGGAAGGTGGTGGTGATGGGTGTTGTGGGGGTTTTGGGAGAGATGGGTTTGGGATCGGAGAGAGCTGTGGGAGTGTTGGAGGCTTTTGCTCCAGTAAAGGTATCAGCTTTGGTTTTCGGAACCTCCTCATATCACCAACAATGGCTTCTGTCTTGGTTTAGCCATGGCTGGTTTTAAAGGGAAGAGCTGTTTTGACCAAAATGCCCTGCCTTTGTGCTATAAAAGAAGacgtggagagagaaagaaatccCCAATTTTGAAGCAGAATGAGAGTTGAGAGCCTCTGTTCTTCTTTGGGTTCCGAGTTCAGTACAGTTTTTCAGAGCAGCTCTTCGATTTTCGGTACAAAGAAGCTTTATGGGTATAGGCCATCTGCAACATTCAGTAAGTTTCTGCTTCCGTTTTTGGTCTGTAACTCTTTGTGTGCAATGATGACATAGAAcccatttttgttgttgtttggtTATAGGGTTTAGGCGAGTACCCATTAGCTGTGCTGTTCGTTTCCGACCCTGCATTGATATACACAAGGTATTGGAGATTTAAAGTTCAAATCTTTTGGGACTTGACTCTGTTGTGTATTGTTGCATTTGTGTGATTGTGTTGTGGGTTTTTGTTGATAGGGGAAAGTGAAACAGATTGTTGGGTCGACGCTTTCGGATTCGAAGGAAGATGGGCCTGCGCTGGTTACCAATTTTGAGTCGGATAAGTCGGCTGGGGAGTATGCAAAGATGTATAAGGAAGATGGGCTTACAGGTGGCCATGTGATAATGCTGGGAGCAGACCCTTTGAGTAGAGCTGCGGCCATTGAAGCTCTGCATGCTTATCCTGGTGGGTCTTTAGCTGCCTTCTTGTTATTGTGATTCTTTTGCTCTTTTATACATTTTAAATCGATTCTCCCCTGATTCCATTGATGTGATAATAAGCAGAGATGGTGGTTCTTTTTGGATTGTTCTATTAGGTTCAGTAAAATGTTACCTAGTGCAGTGCAAATACACTTTTATCTTTGGTTGGTAGTAACATGGCTGGATATAATAGTTGAATCAGATTAAAGATTGTAACTTGTAATTATCAGGATTGTGAGGTTTAGGGAAACTCTGATATCAAAGAGATGCTAACTTCTGCAAAAGGATCAGCTTTCTCAATATTTACTGCATATATTGAGATTAGTAAGAACCTTGGGAGTATGCTATTTCACTTTGTTCTCTATGGGTTGATGATATGTTTAAAACTTACAGATTTTCCTCTGCTGAACTTGCTGCGAGGACTGGTATAATCTAGGTGGTTTGCAAGTAGGAGGTGGGATCAATTCAGATAATTCTTTGCAGTACATAGAAGAAGGGGCTAGCCATGTCATTGTCACTTCTgtgagttttgtttttctcctctTTTTAAATTGAAAAACCATGTATTCTTGTTTAGAACAATTGATATCAGGAAAACATTTTCTTAAACTTGTCTTGGTTTTCTTGCAGTATGTATTTAATAATGGGCAAATGGACCTTGAAAGGCTTAAAGATCTTGTTCGTGTTGTTGGAAAAGAAAGGCTTGTTTTAGACCTTAGCTGCAGAAAGAGGGTATGAAGTCAATTCTGGATTATACCTCCTATGTCCTTCACTTGCTCACTTTCTTTACGTGGTTAAGCAGTCTCATTGGACTATGTATTCTTGAGCAGTTTTTATTATTGCCTTTGAAATATTAGTTTATTAAAACTCAGATTGTATCATTGATGCTAGAACAGAGTGAATGAGGTTTTGCATATATTATCAAAACTATTGTATTTCCCTTCTTGAGTGTTTTTCAAGTCCCTTGTTTAATAGGCTTTTACGATTTAGCCTAATATGCAGCTGTCACACATTCGCCTGCTCATTAATTTATACGTTCAAGTCACTCTTTTATGCGTTGGCCTTAATATTTATCCGGTCTTTCATGTCCAGGAAGGTAAATATGCAATTGTCACCGATAGATGGCAAAAGTTCAGTGATGTGTATCTTGACAAGAAAATATTAGACTTCCTTGCCAAGTATGCAGACGAGTTTCTGGTACATGGTGTCGATGTTGAAGGGAAAAAGTAAGTCATATTTATTGCCATACATGTTTCATTACCACAATACATACACTCATATAAGTGCGGCAGAAATgtatatatttaaataaatgcTCATGAAAACCATTTCCTTGTGAGGCTTTTTGATTTTGTCTGGTTCATTGTATGTTCACACTTCTTTTGCTGTTATCAAGAAAACATTGTTTACCAATAAATTAGAATAGTTGAGGAAATTTTATGGATTCCCAAATTATAAATTACTACTGATTTTACTTTTTATCAAGCGAAGAGTTGGTTCAATTAGACTAATATGCATATTTGTGAATATAGTTATGGTTTTTGATTGTTCTTTCATTTCTAAAGGGTTGAATTTAAAGAAGGTAAACTCTTAGGTCAGCTTAATTTGTAATTTCAGATTTACTTAAGTGCTAGCCCTAAATGTTTAGAATGGCCATGGGGATTGTATAGCCATTTCCAGATGGTGTAATGCTTTGTGCAGTTGAGTTGAATACTGCTACAGGCTGACATTCTGTATCTTAAAATGTTGACTGATATGAATAGCCTGCTTGGGGTGAAAGCATACATATCATCTTGCCTGATGTTGATCCAGACAAAATATTAGTTATAAGCCTAAACATATGATTGTCAAGAACTTTGGCCACTTTGTAAATCAGTATTAAAATTTCCTGTTGTAGGAAGTTTACAACCATATAAT encodes the following:
- the LOC133745897 gene encoding pentatricopeptide repeat-containing protein At2g36240-like, with the translated sequence MRRFRKPKLIPLLEQKPPTLPQLSPIPNPSLPKPPQHPSPPPSPILTLSHTSNHNHTHLLTFIKTHIKNPPLSPKTLLHFLKSKLHHHPTFTHFDFHVFNWASSVDSFRHDHSTFEWMVCTLATTDRFAELGHLIGFMVSNPCPCSDGIFSCPRTEPIFKFAISAYCRVGRLGDAVGAFDSMRKLIDGKPSVVVYNIVINGFVKCGAHDKALGFYEKMVRDRVKADVFTFNILISGYCRNSQFGLALELFKEMREKGCSPNVVSFNTLIKGFFRERKVEDGIEMAYEMIEFGCKFSSVTCEILVDGLCREGRVEEACELLIDFSRKGVLPRLYDYYGLVEVLCGERNSGRALEVVDELWRTGNVPSLIACTTLIEGLRRSARIDEALEVMERVLEEGMVPDFVTFNCLLQDLCNLGRTEEADNLRLLSSSKGLELDGMAYTILVSGYSREGKKKEVKVVVDEMLDMGFIPDLATYNRLVDG
- the LOC133744705 gene encoding aspartic proteinase CDR1-like, whose product is MAMPYHSLSTIATSIVIISLLVISHAEDYVPHHGDVISLNMIHRDTPSSPLYNSSLTKWQRERIALRRSRDRINRFISSEDESPDHLIYSQREYLVNISIGTPPRPFIGIVDTGSDLIWTQCMPCRECFEQNPPLFDPASSSTYRKLSCMSDECNLLSGAASCASNSSSCDYQYSYGDGSHTTGNLSLDTATLDSTSIPNTIFGCGHHNEGVFSGIESGIVGLGRGAVSFISQIGGYLVGGKYFSYCLVPNPAMSFLSNNYNPISSSKMYFGRLNTSSGPEVVTTPLLSNGDSATQTFYYLELQGISVGANNITLDADAKAFKGNMIIDSGTTLTYLPKLLYDRFKSAIREALKDRFLEVKQDPTGSGLCFLTKYDILPGPNVILHFNGADVKLKSTNTFIRMDDETVCLAFSPSSGVGIYGNWAQINYLVGYDLDNKTVSFQPTDCTTS
- the LOC133745898 gene encoding 1-(5-phosphoribosyl)-5-[(5-phosphoribosylamino)methylideneamino] imidazole-4-carboxamide isomerase, chloroplastic-like is translated as MRVESLCSSLGSEFSTVFQSSSSIFGTKKLYGYRPSATFRFRRVPISCAVRFRPCIDIHKGKVKQIVGSTLSDSKEDGPALVTNFESDKSAGEYAKMYKEDGLTGGHVIMLGADPLSRAAAIEALHAYPGGLQVGGGINSDNSLQYIEEGASHVIVTSYVFNNGQMDLERLKDLVRVVGKERLVLDLSCRKREGKYAIVTDRWQKFSDVYLDKKILDFLAKYADEFLVHGVDVEGKKLGIDEELVELLGKHSPIPVTYAGGVTVMADLERIKVAGLGHVDVTVGSALDVFGGNLPYKEVVAWHTQQEALTV
- the LOC133744704 gene encoding aspartic proteinase CDR1-like, translated to MATPYHSLSAIASSIVILFLLVRSNAQDNVPHHGGVISVNMIHRDTPSSPLYNSSLTNWQRVSNALRRSRDRINRFTSSEDESPDHLMYSEGDYLVNISIGTPPRPFIGIVDTGSDLIWTQCMPCRQCFKQNPPLFDPASSSTYRALSCMSNECRLLRPASFCSSNSSSCDYQYSYVDGSNTTGNMSLDTVTLGSTSIPK